Part of the Candidatus Eisenbacteria bacterium genome is shown below.
GGCGGAAGCCGCCCCGGATTCGCGCCGCGTCCCGGTGGCGATCGACCCGGAGCTTCCCGCGGACCGCGGCCGGATTCGCGCCGCGGTGGCTTCGCCGGTCGCGAGCCGCGTCCCGACGGGCGTACTGGACCGCCGCCGACCGGTGAGGGTCATCCGCGACGCCCATGGCACGAGCGTCGCCGCGACGCCGACTCGCGCGCTGCGGCCGAACGCGATCGCACGCCGCTTTCGAACGACCCACGCGAGGCGGCGCTGCGCATCCTGCACGCGGCCGAGACGCGCGGTGCGTTCACGGATCGACTGCTCGACGGCGCTCACACCATGGAAGCCGACGACCGCGACCGCGCGCTGATGCACGAGATCGTGAAGGGCACGCTGCGGTGGCGTGGGCGGCTCGACTTCGTGCTCGACAAGCTCGTTCACATGGGAATCGAGCGCGTGCAGCCGTGGATTCGCAATGTGCTGCGCATGGGCGCCTACCAGATCCTGTTCCTGGATCGCGTGCCGGTGCATGCCGCGGTCGATGAGTCCGTCAAGCTCGCGCATCGGCACGGACACCCGGGAACCGCGGGTCTCGTGAACAGCGTGCTGAGGCGCCTGGTCGAGGAGAAGCACAACCTGGTGATTCCCGAAGGCGACGATCTCGAGTCGCTCGCGGTGTGGGGCTCGCATCCGGTCTGGATGGTGCGGCGCTGGCTCGAACGCTTCGGCGTCGAGCAAACCCGCGCGCTGATGCTGGCGAACAATCGCGCCGCTGCGATCGGGCTGCGCGCCAATCGCACGCGTACCACGCCCGAAGCGCTCGTTCAGTCGCTGGCGAACGAGGGCCAGGACGCGACGCTTGCGAAGTGGTCGCCCGACCTGGTGTGGATCGAAGGTCGCGTGGCTCCCGGCGGGCTCAACGTCTTTCGCGGCGGTGAGTGCACGGCTCAAGACGAGAGCGAGGCGCTCGTCGGCCGGCTGGTCGCGCCCGAGCGGTTCGAGCGCGTGCTCGATCTGTGCGCGGCCCCCGGCGGCAAGTGTTCGCATCTGGCCGAACTGATGGGCGACGAAGGCGAGGTGTGGGCGCTCGATCGGGCCCCCGAACGCGTCACCTCGCTCAAGGGCACCGTCGAGCGACTTGGACTGCAGTCGATTCACGTCGTCGAGGGCGACGGGCGCGCGTACACGTTCCCGATGCCGTTCGACCGCGTGCTGGTCGACGCACCGTGCTCAGGCCTCGGCGTGTTGGCGCGCCGTGCGGATGCACGGTGGCGCAAGGGTGCGGATTCACTGGTCGAAATGCCTCCGATTCAGCTCGAGCTGCTGGCGGCGGGCGCGCGACGAGTGCGGCCCGGCGGCGTCGTGGTGTACAGCGTGTGCTCGTTCGAACCCGAGGAGACCGAACAGGTCGTCGAACAATTCCTCCAGCAGAACCCTGGTTTCGAACTCGAGAGCGCGAAGGGTTACGTTCCCGACGCGGTCGTCGACGAGCGCGGCTTCATGCGTGTGCTTCCCCACCTGCATGGCTGCGACGGTGCATTCGCGGCACGCTTCCGCCGCAGCTCAGGAGCCAGTGCATGAACGATCCGGCGCGCGCGCCGCATGAGGAACCGTCGGGCCCGGCCGTCTATCCCTACGTCGAGAGACGTCGGAAGACGCGGCCGCTGGTCACCGCATTGTTTCTCATCGGCTTCGCGATGCTGGCGTTCATCACCGGACTGGTGTTGTTCAACAGCGTGCTGATGCCGCGCGTGATTCACGGCGTCGGCCAGGTCGAGGTTCCAGAGTTGTCGAATCTCACTTTCGAACAGGCGCAGCGGGTGGTGGGGCCCGCGAGCCTCAAGCTCGAGCGCCGCGGTGAGCGCTTCGATCCGACGGTCCCGCGGGGATTCGTGCTGGACCAGAATCCCGAGCCCGGCACCCGGGTGCGACGCAATCGCAGCGTGTCGGTGGTGGTGAGCCTCGGCGAGGAGTTCATCACCGTTCCCGCGCTCTACGGCGAATCGCAGCGCAGCGCGGAAGCGCTGCTCCGCAGTGTCGGCCTGCGCTCGGGCGTGGTGACGCGCACGCCGTCGGACGAGGTGGGCGAGGGGCTGGTCGCGGGTTCGGACCCCGGCCCCGAGCGGGTGGTCCCGCGAGACGCGGTCGTGCACCTTTTGATCTCGAGCGGCGGCGCCGAGGAGAGCTTCGTGATGCCCGACTGCGCGGGGCGTGAACTCGAGAACGTGCGGCGTCAGCTCGAAGCGTTCGGCTTTCGCGTCATCACGCCGATCGGCGGGGGCTCGCGCGGCACCGTGGTCTCACAGAAGCCGGTGCCGGGAGCGCGCGTGACGCGCGGCGCCACCGTGACGCTGCAGGGCAGCGGCCGGGTGATCCGATGAGCCCAAGCGATCCGATCGCGACGCGCGATCCTGCCGCGCCTCGCCTCGGCCCGATCGCGGCGCCGTCGATCCTGAGCGCCGACTTCGCGCGATTGTCCGACGCGACGGCGATCGTCGATCCGCGTCGCGACTGGCTGCACTGCGACGTCATGGACGGCCACTTCGTGCCGAATCTCACCTTCGGGCCCCTGGTGCTCGCCGGACTGCGCCGCCTCACGCGCGCATTTCTCGACGTCCATCTGATGATCCATCACCCTGCACGCCTGCTCGAGCCGTTCGCAGAGGCGGGCGCCGATCAGATCACGATTCACGCCGAGGCCCACCACGACGCGCCACTCGCCGACACGCTCACGGCGATTCGCGCGCGCGGCGTGCAGTGTGGGCTCGCGCTCAAGCCCGGGACACCTCTCGCCGCGTTCGAGCCGCTGCTGGACTCGCTCGACCTGCTGCTGATCATGACGGTCGAGCCGGGATTCGGCGGCCAGGCGTTCATGACCGCGATGCTCGACAAGGTGCGTGAGGCGCGGTCGTGGCGCGAGCGAAACGGGGCGCGCTTCCTGATCGAGGTCGATGGCGGCATCGCCTCCGACACCGCGTCTCTGGCGCGCGCGGCCGGAGCCGACGTGTTCGTGGCAGGTCACGCGGTGTTCCGTCAGCCCGAGCCACGGTTGGCGCTCGCCAGCCTGCGGGACTCGATCGCTTGAAGCGCTCAACGAATGGCGCCCGGCCTGCCCACCACGCGACGCAGCAAACCCAGCTGGCCGACGTGATAGGTCTCGTGGAAATGGAACGACAGCAGCATTTCGAGCGAGTTCGCGGGCCGGCCGGGCAGACGCGTGACGGTGGTCGGGGCGGCAAGTTGCTCGGGCGTGAGACTGCCCAGCACCCAGTTGATGCAGTTGCCGGCCGGCGGCGGGTGGATCAGGCTCTCGGCCGCGGTGATGCCTTCCAGATTCATGTGCGCCGCACCGTGGCTCAGTCCGAACAGCTTGAGAAGCGCCTGCTGTTGCATGGAATCTCTCCTCCGGAGCACCGCGCGGCCATGACTGAATCTCGACGCTTCAAGCCGCGAAACCCCCGTTCCGCGTGCCTTTGGGGCCCCCGAAGCGTGTGCTATCGTGCCCGCTTCATCAACGAGCCTGCCCGTGTTTGAAGCCCTGACCGAACGAATCGAAGGCATCGTCCGCAACCTCACCGGTCGTGGCCGGCTGTCGGCGGACAACATTCGCGAGAGTCTCCGCGAGGTACGTCGCGCGCTGCTCGAGGCGGACGTCCAACTCGCGGTGGCCCGGGACTTTATCACCCGGGTCGAGGAGCGTGCGGTCGGCGGGGAGGTGCTGCAGAGCCTCACGCCGGGGCAGCAGGTCGTCGGCATCGTTCACGAGGAGCTGATTCGGCTGCTCGGGAACACGCCGGTCGGGCTCGCAGGCTCGCCGCACCTGCCGACCGTGGTGGTGCTGGCGGGGCTGCAGGGCTCGGGAAAGACCACGTTCGCGGGCAAGCTCGCGCGCTGGTTGCAGAACAAGGGCAAACGCGTGCTGCTCGCGAGTGCCGACGTGTACCGGCCGGCGGCGATCGATCAGCTCGAGCGCCTCGCCGGTCAGATCGAGGCGGGATTCTGGCGTGCTCCCGATGGGACAACGCCCGACGAAATCGCACGGCTCGCGCTCGACGAAGCGCGGCGACGTGGTTTCGACTTCTTCGTGCTCGACACGGCGGGACGACTGCATGTGGACGACGCACTCATGGATGAGCTGTCACGCCTCAAGACCACGACGCGCGCGCATCAGGTGCTGCTGGTGGTCGACGGCATGACCGGACAGGAAGCGGTGCGGATCGGTTCGACGTTCTCCGAACGCATCGGGATCGACGGACTGGTGTTGACCAAGATGGACGGCGATGCGCGCGGCGGTGCCGCGCTGTCGCTGCGGGAAGTGACCGGCAAGCCGATCCTGTTCCTCGGGACCGGCGAGAAGCTCGATGGACTCGAAGTGTTCGATCCCTCGCGCCTGGCCGGACGCATCCTCGGAATGGGAGACGTGGTCGGGCTCGTCGAGCGCGCCCGCGTCGCCGTCACCGAGGTGGATGCCGAGCGCATGGCGAAGCAGATGCGCCGCTCGGACTTCACGCTCGAGGACTTCCTCGATCAACTCCGGCAGGTCAAGAAGCTGGGGCCGATCGAGGACATCATGAAGATGCTGCCGGGCATTTCGCAGAAGCAGCTCGCGCAGGTGAAGCCGGATTCCTCGCAGCTCACGCGCTACGAGGCAATCCTGCTGAGCATGACGTTGAAGGAGCGCCGCTCGCCACGCGTGATCGACGGCAGCCGTCGTCGCCGCATCGCGGCCGGCAGCGGCACCACGGTCACCGAAGTGAATCGGTTGCTCAAGGATTTCGATCAGGCGCGAACGATGATGAAGCGCCTCAAGCACGGACCGCGAGGGCTCGCCGCCCTGCGGGGCCGACGGGGCTGATGCCCCGCCACCTGTAAGGAGTTCATTCATGCCTGTGGTTCTTCGTCTCAAGCGATCCGGCGCGCGCAAGCGGCCGTTCTACCGCATCGTTGCCGCCGACTCGCGCCGCCAGCGCGACGGCCGTTTCCTCGAGATCCTCGGTTACTACGATCCGATCGCGAAGACCTCCACGCTCAAGGTCGACGAGGACAAGGTGAAGCGCTGGCTGTCGCACGGCGCGCAGCCGTCCGAGCAGGTGGCCTCGCTGTTGCGCAAGGTCGGCATGAAGCCGCAACCGTCCGCGCACGCGAAGCGCCCGGAGGCGACGGCGGCCGATGCCGCGGCGCCGGCCCCGAAGGCCAGGAAGAAGACGGCTGCCAAGAAGAAGGCGGCGCGCCGCGTGCCGCGCAAGAAGTCGGCGCGCAAGGTCGAGAAGCTGGCGGCCCGCAAGAAGGGTGCTCCGAAGAAGGCGGCCAAGAAGTCCGCGAAGAAGTAGACGGCACCCATGGCCCACGTCACTCGGCTTAAGCTCGGTGTCCGATCGGGGTTGCTCGCGCGATCGGAAGCGGAAGAAATCGTCGACGCGCTCGGCTCGGCTCATCCGGGGGTCGAGATCGAAGTGGTGCGCATGGGCTCGACCGGCGATCACGTGCACGATCGCGCCCGTGGCGGCGCGTTCACGGCCGAACTCGATGATGCACTGCGGGACGGCCGCGTGGACGTCGCGCTTCACGACCTGCCGGACCTGCCGGGCGTGCGTCCCGACGCGTTCGTGCTGGTCGCG
Proteins encoded:
- the rpe gene encoding ribulose-phosphate 3-epimerase, giving the protein MSPSDPIATRDPAAPRLGPIAAPSILSADFARLSDATAIVDPRRDWLHCDVMDGHFVPNLTFGPLVLAGLRRLTRAFLDVHLMIHHPARLLEPFAEAGADQITIHAEAHHDAPLADTLTAIRARGVQCGLALKPGTPLAAFEPLLDSLDLLLIMTVEPGFGGQAFMTAMLDKVREARSWRERNGARFLIEVDGGIASDTASLARAAGADVFVAGHAVFRQPEPRLALASLRDSIA
- a CDS encoding PASTA domain-containing protein, encoding MNDPARAPHEEPSGPAVYPYVERRRKTRPLVTALFLIGFAMLAFITGLVLFNSVLMPRVIHGVGQVEVPELSNLTFEQAQRVVGPASLKLERRGERFDPTVPRGFVLDQNPEPGTRVRRNRSVSVVVSLGEEFITVPALYGESQRSAEALLRSVGLRSGVVTRTPSDEVGEGLVAGSDPGPERVVPRDAVVHLLISSGGAEESFVMPDCAGRELENVRRQLEAFGFRVITPIGGGSRGTVVSQKPVPGARVTRGATVTLQGSGRVIR
- the ffh gene encoding signal recognition particle protein, coding for MPVFEALTERIEGIVRNLTGRGRLSADNIRESLREVRRALLEADVQLAVARDFITRVEERAVGGEVLQSLTPGQQVVGIVHEELIRLLGNTPVGLAGSPHLPTVVVLAGLQGSGKTTFAGKLARWLQNKGKRVLLASADVYRPAAIDQLERLAGQIEAGFWRAPDGTTPDEIARLALDEARRRGFDFFVLDTAGRLHVDDALMDELSRLKTTTRAHQVLLVVDGMTGQEAVRIGSTFSERIGIDGLVLTKMDGDARGGAALSLREVTGKPILFLGTGEKLDGLEVFDPSRLAGRILGMGDVVGLVERARVAVTEVDAERMAKQMRRSDFTLEDFLDQLRQVKKLGPIEDIMKMLPGISQKQLAQVKPDSSQLTRYEAILLSMTLKERRSPRVIDGSRRRRIAAGSGTTVTEVNRLLKDFDQARTMMKRLKHGPRGLAALRGRRG
- the rsmB gene encoding 16S rRNA (cytosine(967)-C(5))-methyltransferase RsmB, coding for GGSRPGFAPRPGGDRPGASRGPRPDSRRGGFAGREPRPDGRTGPPPTGEGHPRRPWHERRRDADSRAAAERDRTPLSNDPREAALRILHAAETRGAFTDRLLDGAHTMEADDRDRALMHEIVKGTLRWRGRLDFVLDKLVHMGIERVQPWIRNVLRMGAYQILFLDRVPVHAAVDESVKLAHRHGHPGTAGLVNSVLRRLVEEKHNLVIPEGDDLESLAVWGSHPVWMVRRWLERFGVEQTRALMLANNRAAAIGLRANRTRTTPEALVQSLANEGQDATLAKWSPDLVWIEGRVAPGGLNVFRGGECTAQDESEALVGRLVAPERFERVLDLCAAPGGKCSHLAELMGDEGEVWALDRAPERVTSLKGTVERLGLQSIHVVEGDGRAYTFPMPFDRVLVDAPCSGLGVLARRADARWRKGADSLVEMPPIQLELLAAGARRVRPGGVVVYSVCSFEPEETEQVVEQFLQQNPGFELESAKGYVPDAVVDERGFMRVLPHLHGCDGAFAARFRRSSGASA
- the rpsP gene encoding 30S ribosomal protein S16, producing the protein MPVVLRLKRSGARKRPFYRIVAADSRRQRDGRFLEILGYYDPIAKTSTLKVDEDKVKRWLSHGAQPSEQVASLLRKVGMKPQPSAHAKRPEATAADAAAPAPKARKKTAAKKKAARRVPRKKSARKVEKLAARKKGAPKKAAKKSAKK